From the Hyphomicrobiaceae bacterium genome, the window GATAGGTTTCAAGTTTCGGTCGGCGAAAATGGAAGGTTCATGAATCGCATCGACAAGTTTTTCGGCCTGAAGAATGAGGCCAAGGTGCGCTATCTCGATGGCGAATTCGAAGTCGTCGCTCCGGGCGAATTCGTTCGTTGCGCCGTCACCGGCCAGACGATTCCGCTCGCTGATCTGAAATACTGGAGCGTGGAGGCGCAGGAGCCATACGCGAACGCCGAAGTTTCCCTGAAGCGCTACCTTGAGCTGCGCAAGAGAAGCGCCCAGGCCTAAGACGTTTCGAAGCCACCTGAGGACATATTGAGGGCCTGTTCGACGCGCGCGCTCAGTGCCGCAAGGTCGTCGTCGCTGAACTGTAGGGTGATCGGAACCGTCAGTGTGTTTTCTCGCAGAACACCAAGGCTTCCATCAGCGCCGTAAAGTCTCACGAAATCCTTCTCCGTCGTCACCAGCCGGGCACGATGTGTCTCAGCCAGCGCC encodes:
- a CDS encoding DUF2093 domain-containing protein — its product is MNRIDKFFGLKNEAKVRYLDGEFEVVAPGEFVRCAVTGQTIPLADLKYWSVEAQEPYANAEVSLKRYLELRKRSAQA